In one window of Brenneria goodwinii DNA:
- a CDS encoding phosphopantetheine-binding protein: MDRHAEVSVFKAEELKSQLLEKFGMSDAEFDEHENLFDYGLDSVDVMALIGQLQTRGVQVSFVDMVREPTFGAWRKLIDAPH; encoded by the coding sequence ATGGATAGGCACGCAGAAGTCTCCGTATTTAAGGCAGAGGAACTGAAAAGCCAACTGCTGGAAAAGTTTGGCATGTCGGATGCTGAATTCGACGAACATGAAAACCTATTCGATTACGGTTTGGATTCCGTTGATGTGATGGCGCTGATCGGCCAATTGCAAACGCGGGGCGTTCAGGTCAGCTTCGTCGATATGGTAAGAGAGCCTACATTTGGCGCATGGAGAAAACTGATCGACGCCCCACATTGA
- a CDS encoding FAD-dependent oxidoreductase, protein MTDKILETPCCIVGGGPAGLMLGYLLARAGIPVAVLEKHADFLRDFRGDTIHPSTLEIMDRLGLLEPLLRLPHQRVDKLIGEFNGRKITMADFSRLPGKCRFMALMPQWDFLNFLAEQSQSLPGFQLLQATRVVGLTQGNGGINGVEALDAKGDKLLIRTRLVVGADGRQSVVRQAANLTGRSFGMPRDVLWMKLPKAIGDENWASGHGGPKNNFIMLDRGDYWQCGYSITKGTLPHIKQHGLPTLLRQVAAASPVSVERLSAAVPDWDHVKLLDIRIDRLDRWAAPGVLCIGDAAHAMSPIGGVGVNLAIQDAVAAANILAEPLARGPISLNILNRVQRRREFPTRATQRLQIMMTGKGKTSSRAAARRPPTLVMWLIRQPWLPRLTGRIIGLGFRREFPRLPH, encoded by the coding sequence ATGACCGATAAGATCCTGGAAACACCCTGCTGTATTGTCGGCGGCGGCCCGGCCGGACTGATGCTCGGCTACCTGCTGGCGCGCGCCGGCATACCTGTTGCGGTGCTGGAAAAGCATGCCGACTTTTTACGTGATTTCCGTGGCGACACCATCCATCCCTCAACGCTGGAAATCATGGACCGTCTGGGACTGCTGGAACCGCTACTGCGCCTGCCGCATCAGCGGGTGGACAAACTTATCGGAGAGTTCAACGGTAGGAAAATCACCATGGCCGACTTCAGTCGCCTGCCGGGCAAATGTCGATTTATGGCGCTGATGCCGCAGTGGGATTTCCTCAATTTTCTGGCTGAACAGAGTCAGTCGCTGCCGGGCTTCCAGCTATTACAGGCTACCCGTGTGGTGGGATTGACTCAGGGAAACGGGGGGATAAATGGCGTGGAGGCATTGGATGCCAAGGGTGACAAGTTACTGATCCGCACCAGACTGGTGGTTGGCGCCGATGGCCGTCAGTCAGTGGTGCGTCAGGCGGCCAATCTGACCGGCCGCAGTTTCGGCATGCCGCGGGATGTACTATGGATGAAATTACCCAAGGCCATCGGCGACGAAAATTGGGCCAGCGGGCACGGCGGCCCCAAGAACAATTTCATCATGCTGGACCGGGGCGACTATTGGCAATGCGGCTACAGCATCACCAAAGGCACCCTTCCCCATATCAAGCAGCACGGCTTGCCAACGCTGCTGCGACAGGTCGCGGCGGCGTCGCCCGTCAGTGTCGAACGGCTGTCGGCGGCGGTACCGGACTGGGATCATGTTAAATTGCTGGATATCCGTATCGATCGACTGGATCGCTGGGCGGCGCCAGGCGTCTTATGCATCGGCGATGCGGCGCACGCGATGTCTCCCATTGGGGGCGTGGGTGTAAATCTGGCTATTCAGGACGCCGTGGCCGCCGCCAATATTTTGGCCGAACCTCTGGCGCGCGGCCCGATTAGCCTGAATATCCTTAACCGGGTACAGCGGCGGCGCGAATTTCCCACCCGGGCCACCCAGCGGCTGCAAATAATGATGACCGGTAAAGGAAAAACATCATCCCGCGCAGCCGCCCGACGTCCGCCGACGTTGGTGATGTGGCTGATCCGCCAGCCCTGGCTGCCGCGTTTGACCGGCCGCATTATTGGCTTGGGTTTTCGCCGCGAGTTCCCCCGCCTGCCGCATTGA
- a CDS encoding MFS transporter yields MNKIYATRIVFFSAGLIIAAWAPLIPIVKEALNVNTGVLGILLLFLGLGSIISMPITGMLSARYGCQRVIITSALLTIISFPFLVISQTPIELGISLFFFGASIGTVDVSMNIQAVKVEKGFNKNLMSGFHGFFSLGGIGGAAGMSFMIYLGVTALLACYLMSFLLVILFSISYSGLVRSGEKENKKYFSLPKGIIIHVCLLCFLMGVIEGSIIDWGALFITTELGMPPSVSGLGYVTFAFAMMLGRFFGDKLVTLYGRNKVFFISSISIGLGFLLVINFGVLFITLIGFICIGLGASNMVPMSDGHNAIDAVVDIAARQQLDFVFLTEHISCHPDLPLMENKLILPGIEITTDLGHFNVHGPARGLDMNGLAYSSQALIERGLAMVGDGLGTISINHPMMKPWHWLYRDMPLHRVNTLVVCCDPTSPTWPTSPQSAEDALRVLNAMWNARA; encoded by the coding sequence ATGAATAAAATATATGCAACAAGGATTGTTTTCTTTTCCGCAGGGTTGATTATAGCGGCATGGGCGCCGTTAATTCCTATCGTGAAGGAAGCGCTAAACGTTAATACTGGCGTTTTAGGTATTCTTCTGCTGTTCTTGGGCTTGGGCTCAATCATTTCGATGCCCATCACTGGCATGTTATCGGCGCGTTATGGTTGTCAACGCGTTATTATTACATCGGCGCTATTAACAATAATAAGTTTTCCATTTTTAGTTATTTCCCAAACCCCGATTGAATTAGGCATATCATTGTTCTTCTTCGGCGCATCAATCGGCACCGTTGATGTATCTATGAATATACAGGCCGTTAAGGTCGAAAAAGGGTTCAATAAAAATTTGATGTCTGGTTTTCATGGTTTTTTTAGTTTGGGGGGGATTGGCGGCGCAGCAGGTATGTCATTTATGATTTATTTAGGCGTGACAGCGCTTTTAGCCTGTTATCTAATGTCGTTTCTTCTTGTAATATTATTCTCTATATCTTATTCCGGGTTGGTTAGAAGCGGAGAGAAAGAAAATAAGAAATATTTTTCGCTACCGAAAGGAATAATCATTCATGTGTGTTTGTTGTGCTTTTTGATGGGGGTTATTGAAGGCTCGATCATTGATTGGGGCGCGCTTTTTATCACTACTGAGCTTGGCATGCCGCCGTCGGTAAGCGGGTTAGGGTATGTGACGTTTGCCTTTGCGATGATGTTAGGCAGGTTTTTTGGCGATAAATTAGTGACATTGTACGGCAGGAATAAGGTGTTTTTTATCAGCAGTATTAGTATCGGGTTAGGTTTTTTATTAGTTATTAACTTTGGCGTTCTTTTTATCACTTTGATTGGTTTTATCTGTATTGGGTTAGGCGCCTCAAACATGGTTCCGATGTCGGACGGCCACAACGCCATTGACGCCGTGGTGGATATCGCCGCCAGGCAACAGTTGGATTTCGTCTTTCTGACCGAACACATCAGCTGCCACCCCGATCTGCCGCTGATGGAGAACAAGCTGATCCTGCCGGGCATTGAGATCACCACCGATTTGGGGCACTTCAACGTGCACGGGCCAGCGCGCGGCCTAGATATGAACGGTCTCGCATACTCAAGCCAAGCGCTGATCGAGCGGGGATTGGCGATGGTCGGAGACGGCCTCGGCACCATCAGCATCAACCATCCGATGATGAAGCCGTGGCACTGGCTGTACCGCGATATGCCGCTTCACCGGGTGAACACGCTGGTGGTGTGTTGCGATCCCACCTCGCCCACCTGGCCCACCTCGCCGCAGTCCGCCGAAGATGCCTTGCGGGTGCTTAACGCCATGTGGAACGCGCGAGCGTAA
- a CDS encoding non-ribosomal peptide synthetase: MALGDNAILSLTEGQKEIWVAQQMIEGSARYNTAECVRIRGVLSPERFQAALAHVIPRIETLNCRYQLRDGELVQVVGEQTGINYQFLDFRQDKQPELSLRWWMRHDIAQPVDLAQGRLYRVALIQLADDVFCWYQRVHHIALDGYGVAMVLRQAATAYSCLQQGKELEQQPFASLRYLLDKEAIYRRSTSFLQDKAFWEDYCRRLPPAPRLSPVRSEVSDTVRREQLILSSVEFTQMKTLAKAWSVSWVEVLLALLAGYVAWRTRESGVVLGMPFMNRNDGELFKLPAMLVNILPLFIQVRPSDDMASLAQSVRREMDYVKPHTQYRGMRLLRLRDEDEPLFGPVVNIMPFYEELNLNGTCGVIENVHGGPVDDCALRVVPAGNDEHSPLLIHVDANPNVYSADVLTAIREEMAAWATHWLSHPDTRMEQLNQRQWRELADYVIHAADRGDFVWQDVISRIRRQAELSPDAIALETHARRVKYSALVERVDAIGHALLERGIEPGDVIAIYMPRSADTLQIMLGILSAGASCFVLDMTSPDERLQQALEACGARCVITDSSEERRKFATQTLPCSALLTHAAGRSSAQAAISPETIGFIIFTSGSTGKPKGVAISHRALSWFVDAAGQAYDIHPNDKVLQFSSLTFDACLEEIFIPLCRGACVVLRTEEMAESLEDFLAYVTDHAVTVLDLPTTFWHTLTLTLSEQRHTWPSAVKTLIVGGEAISQERLSQWKALMGERIRLINTYGPTEGTIVFTYKVLAGDGFNPQTADLRSIGLPLAGLRCLILDAAQRPVEPGMEGELYLIGPTLSSGYINSAEMTRESFITLTIADHPERAYKTGDWVTQTDRGEIVYLGRIDKQVKFRGYRVDLNEIRDCSLMVAGVKEARAVMWGDGNAQLVLYVELDNRAKVSTIDIEAQLQTVLPQYMQPNQIVPIAGFPLTNSGKIDEKRLPKPDVHIEEDDIGVVQTDFERQVAEAWKVELALENVGIHQDFYALGGSSLHLFSIHARLAGQGLSIAPKLLLENRTIHRLYLAWRQVADEDEQRMPGEEWIVKLQSHHRKRTLWAFHPYSGRIDCYRGLAEQVSQAFDVLAIQAPFLSESVTEHQTLPDLARHYARLIRHVQQDAPYYLVGYSLGGNIAYLVAQLLSEAGQKVNYLGLLDCRPPQYVEKMENSLYTLVRDSLGDDFLAEVRRLSGEVQLAAIAERLLETGHMRFLTKTQLIAALRFSMTSGQNQPAELTPLTITGQACHYGFTTSGEEWRTLLTARLRCHRFNGEHDTLMDELSGSGAMQTIQQDLFQASQLR, from the coding sequence ATGGCTTTGGGCGATAATGCTATCCTGTCGTTGACGGAAGGACAAAAAGAGATCTGGGTTGCCCAGCAAATGATTGAAGGCAGCGCGCGATACAATACGGCCGAATGCGTCAGGATTCGGGGCGTTCTGTCTCCCGAACGCTTTCAAGCCGCGCTCGCCCACGTTATACCGCGAATAGAAACCCTGAATTGCCGTTATCAATTACGGGATGGCGAACTGGTGCAGGTTGTGGGTGAGCAAACCGGGATAAATTATCAGTTCCTTGATTTTCGGCAGGATAAACAGCCTGAACTAAGTTTGCGGTGGTGGATGCGGCATGACATAGCTCAGCCGGTCGATCTGGCGCAGGGGCGACTGTATCGCGTCGCCTTAATTCAATTGGCGGATGACGTGTTCTGCTGGTATCAGCGAGTGCATCATATCGCGTTGGATGGCTATGGCGTAGCGATGGTGTTGCGTCAGGCGGCAACGGCCTATTCCTGCTTACAGCAGGGGAAAGAGCTGGAACAACAGCCGTTTGCATCGTTACGTTATCTGCTTGATAAGGAAGCGATATACCGGCGTTCAACGTCTTTCTTGCAGGATAAGGCTTTTTGGGAAGACTACTGCCGTCGATTACCCCCGGCGCCACGGCTCAGTCCTGTTCGCAGCGAAGTAAGCGACACCGTGCGCCGTGAGCAACTGATTCTGTCTTCGGTAGAGTTTACACAAATGAAAACGCTGGCTAAAGCCTGGTCGGTATCATGGGTGGAGGTATTGCTGGCCTTATTGGCCGGATATGTGGCCTGGAGAACGCGGGAAAGCGGCGTTGTTCTGGGGATGCCCTTTATGAACCGCAATGATGGGGAACTGTTTAAACTGCCGGCCATGCTGGTCAACATTCTGCCGCTGTTTATTCAGGTTAGGCCGAGCGACGATATGGCGAGCCTGGCGCAAAGCGTGCGCCGGGAGATGGACTACGTCAAACCACATACGCAGTACCGTGGCATGCGACTTTTACGTCTCAGGGATGAGGATGAGCCGCTGTTCGGTCCGGTGGTTAACATCATGCCGTTTTACGAGGAGCTGAATCTCAACGGCACATGCGGGGTGATTGAAAACGTTCATGGCGGCCCGGTGGACGACTGCGCGCTACGGGTCGTTCCCGCAGGCAATGACGAACATAGCCCGTTGCTGATCCATGTGGACGCTAATCCCAACGTGTATTCGGCCGACGTGCTGACCGCCATTCGGGAAGAGATGGCGGCATGGGCGACTCACTGGCTCTCACACCCCGACACCCGCATGGAACAGCTTAACCAGCGCCAGTGGCGCGAACTGGCGGACTACGTCATTCACGCCGCAGATCGGGGCGATTTCGTCTGGCAGGATGTGATTTCACGCATCCGTCGGCAGGCCGAGCTTTCGCCTGACGCCATCGCACTGGAAACCCATGCCCGGCGCGTCAAATATTCGGCGCTGGTCGAGCGGGTTGACGCGATCGGCCACGCGCTGCTTGAGCGCGGCATTGAACCGGGAGACGTGATTGCAATCTACATGCCGCGCTCCGCCGATACGCTGCAGATTATGCTGGGCATACTGTCCGCCGGGGCAAGCTGTTTCGTACTGGATATGACCAGTCCGGACGAACGGTTGCAGCAGGCGCTGGAAGCATGCGGCGCGCGCTGCGTTATCACCGATTCCAGCGAAGAACGCCGCAAGTTCGCAACTCAGACGCTGCCTTGCTCGGCGTTGTTGACGCATGCTGCCGGACGATCTTCGGCGCAGGCGGCAATCTCTCCGGAGACGATCGGCTTTATTATTTTTACTTCCGGCTCCACCGGCAAACCCAAAGGGGTGGCGATTTCGCATCGGGCGCTCAGTTGGTTTGTGGACGCGGCGGGCCAGGCGTATGACATTCATCCCAATGATAAGGTCTTGCAGTTCTCGTCGCTGACGTTTGATGCCTGCCTAGAAGAGATTTTCATTCCGCTGTGCCGGGGGGCCTGCGTTGTCCTGCGCACCGAGGAAATGGCCGAGTCGCTGGAGGATTTTTTGGCGTATGTTACGGATCACGCCGTTACCGTGTTGGATTTGCCCACCACCTTCTGGCATACCCTGACGTTAACCCTGAGCGAACAACGACACACATGGCCGTCGGCGGTGAAAACGCTAATTGTCGGCGGCGAGGCGATCTCTCAGGAACGGTTGTCGCAATGGAAAGCGTTGATGGGCGAACGGATTCGATTAATCAACACCTACGGGCCGACGGAAGGCACCATCGTCTTTACCTACAAAGTGTTGGCCGGTGATGGATTTAACCCGCAAACCGCCGATCTGCGTTCTATCGGTTTACCGTTGGCAGGACTGCGCTGTTTAATCCTTGACGCCGCACAGCGCCCGGTTGAGCCTGGTATGGAGGGCGAGCTCTACCTTATTGGGCCGACATTATCCAGCGGTTACATCAACAGCGCCGAGATGACTCGCGAGAGCTTCATTACGCTAACCATCGCAGACCATCCCGAGCGCGCCTATAAAACCGGCGACTGGGTGACGCAGACGGATCGGGGGGAGATCGTCTATCTGGGGCGGATCGATAAACAAGTGAAGTTCCGCGGTTATCGCGTCGATCTCAATGAAATTCGCGATTGCAGCCTGATGGTGGCGGGCGTAAAGGAAGCTCGGGCGGTAATGTGGGGCGATGGCAATGCGCAGCTTGTGCTGTATGTCGAACTGGATAACCGCGCGAAGGTTTCCACCATAGACATTGAGGCGCAGTTACAGACGGTATTGCCGCAATATATGCAGCCGAATCAGATAGTGCCGATTGCCGGTTTCCCCTTGACCAACAGCGGTAAAATCGATGAAAAGCGCTTGCCGAAGCCGGATGTCCATATCGAGGAAGACGACATCGGCGTGGTCCAAACCGACTTTGAACGGCAGGTCGCCGAAGCGTGGAAGGTTGAGCTGGCGTTGGAGAATGTTGGAATTCATCAAGATTTCTATGCGCTGGGCGGTAGTTCGTTGCATCTGTTTTCCATTCATGCTCGTCTGGCCGGCCAGGGGTTGTCCATCGCTCCGAAGCTGCTGCTGGAAAATCGCACTATTCACCGCCTGTATCTAGCCTGGCGGCAGGTCGCCGACGAAGATGAACAGCGCATGCCCGGTGAGGAGTGGATCGTAAAACTGCAAAGTCATCACCGTAAGCGCACGCTATGGGCTTTCCATCCTTATTCCGGCCGGATTGACTGCTATAGGGGGTTGGCGGAACAGGTCAGCCAGGCGTTCGACGTGCTGGCGATCCAGGCGCCATTTCTGTCTGAGTCCGTCACGGAACACCAAACGCTCCCCGATCTGGCGCGCCACTATGCCCGGTTGATTCGTCATGTACAGCAGGATGCCCCCTATTACCTGGTGGGGTATTCCCTGGGCGGCAATATCGCCTACCTGGTGGCGCAACTACTGAGTGAAGCCGGGCAAAAGGTCAACTATCTCGGCCTGCTGGATTGTCGTCCGCCTCAGTACGTCGAAAAGATGGAAAATTCGCTCTATACCCTGGTCAGAGACAGTCTGGGGGATGATTTTCTTGCCGAGGTCAGGCGACTGAGCGGCGAGGTGCAGCTTGCCGCCATTGCCGAACGCTTACTGGAAACGGGGCATATGCGCTTTCTGACCAAGACGCAACTGATAGCGGCTCTGCGTTTCAGCATGACCAGCGGCCAAAACCAGCCAGCGGAATTGACTCCGCTTACCATTACCGGGCAGGCCTGCCACTACGGCTTTACCACGTCTGGCGAGGAATGGCGGACGCTGCTGACGGCACGGTTGCGTTGTCATCGCTTTAACGGCGAGCACGATACGCTGATGGATGAACTGAGCGGATCGGGAGCGATGCAAACCATTCAGCAGGACTTGTTCCAGGCTTCGCAATTACGTTAA
- the entS gene encoding enterobactin transporter EntS, which produces MDKNFVFAAFHLLRVNRPFRSVFYARSLSILSLGMLTVAIPVQIQWMTGSVMLVGLSVTLAGCGMFSGLLLGGVLADRYDRRTMILFGRSVCGLGFSGLALNALAPSPSLLVMYFLSVWDGFFGAMSITALLAATPALVGRENIAIAGIVNMMMFRIGTIIAPTLGGVVISLGGVALNYTLAAAGTFLTLIPLFALPRMPGGERSSQHAGKELWQSIQFVMSQRIIWTMLLMGGMVSAIAAVRVLFPALATQWRIDLRQLGMLYSALPCGAVIGILTSQRWVNDRWKTERVMFITAYSAFAPIVVMGVFSHFAIALVCLMIYGYFSAINNVLQFIVVQNYTPNNLLGRVNGIWMAQNIGSDMAGAFFISMISAFMMPAMIAIVYGGTAIITAGIVMFIIKRQCAASAEIKP; this is translated from the coding sequence GTGGATAAAAACTTTGTTTTCGCGGCGTTTCATCTGCTGAGGGTTAATCGGCCCTTTCGCTCCGTTTTTTATGCCAGGTCGTTATCCATTCTGTCATTGGGCATGTTGACGGTGGCGATTCCGGTGCAAATTCAGTGGATGACCGGTTCGGTGATGCTGGTGGGATTATCGGTCACGTTAGCCGGATGCGGCATGTTCAGCGGGTTGCTGCTGGGCGGTGTGCTGGCCGACCGCTACGATCGCCGCACCATGATCTTGTTCGGCCGGTCTGTCTGCGGGCTCGGTTTTTCCGGGCTGGCGCTGAATGCGCTGGCGCCTTCGCCTTCGTTGTTGGTGATGTATTTTTTGTCGGTATGGGATGGTTTTTTCGGCGCAATGAGTATCACCGCGCTGTTGGCGGCGACGCCCGCACTGGTCGGGCGTGAGAATATCGCTATAGCGGGCATCGTCAATATGATGATGTTCAGGATCGGTACCATTATTGCGCCAACGCTCGGCGGCGTTGTTATCTCGCTTGGCGGCGTAGCGCTGAATTATACCCTGGCCGCGGCGGGGACATTTCTGACATTGATCCCGTTGTTTGCGCTTCCCCGTATGCCGGGCGGAGAAAGATCCTCGCAGCATGCCGGAAAAGAGCTGTGGCAAAGCATTCAATTCGTCATGAGCCAGCGTATCATCTGGACGATGCTGCTGATGGGCGGGATGGTGAGCGCCATCGCGGCCGTTCGGGTGCTTTTCCCCGCGCTGGCGACGCAGTGGCGGATTGATTTACGCCAGTTAGGGATGTTGTATTCCGCGCTCCCTTGCGGCGCGGTGATCGGTATATTGACCAGCCAGCGCTGGGTTAATGATCGCTGGAAAACGGAGCGCGTGATGTTTATCACCGCGTATAGCGCTTTCGCGCCTATCGTGGTGATGGGTGTTTTTTCCCACTTTGCTATCGCGTTGGTTTGCCTGATGATTTATGGCTATTTCAGCGCGATTAATAATGTTTTGCAGTTTATCGTGGTGCAGAATTACACCCCTAATAATCTTCTGGGCAGGGTCAATGGTATCTGGATGGCGCAAAATATCGGCAGTGATATGGCCGGCGCCTTTTTTATCAGTATGATAAGCGCCTTCATGATGCCGGCGATGATTGCTATTGTTTATGGCGGAACCGCGATTATTACGGCAGGGATCGTCATGTTCATCATCAAACGGCAATGCGCGGCGTCGGCGGAGATTAAACCCTAA